The genomic segment CGAATATGGATGAATTTGCGATGGGCTCTTCCACCGAGTATTCGGTATATGGGCCGTCTCGCAATCCGGTAGATCGCAGTCTTACTCCCGGCGGTAGTTCGGGTGGCTCCGCAGCGGTTGTTGCCGGGTTTCAGGCTCCTTTTGCACTTGGCACGGAAACGGGCGGTTCCGTTCGGCTCCCGGCCTCATACTGCGGAATATACGGCTTAAAACCCACCTACGGCGCTATCAGCCGGTACGGTGTAGTTGCATTCGGCTCTTCGCTCGATCAAGTGGGGCTTTTTGCCCGCTGTGTCGATGATATCGGTTTAGGCCTTTCTATTGCAGGCGGCGCCGATTCACACGATGAAACGAGCGTCCGGCATGATTTTTCTCCCTGCGCACGTTTGGAAACTTATACCGGCAGCGAACTGAAAAAACTCCGTATTGCATTGCCGGTCGAATTTACGCAAGCAAAGGGGTTGGATGCGAATGTTGCGGCAATATTTGAAAAATTCCGTACATGGTTTACTTCAAAAGGTGTGCAGGTAGATCCCGTTTCAATTCCCGTGTTGGAATCTTCGATTGCGATGTATTATGTTATCGCCCTTTCCGAAGCTTCAAGCAATCTTGCCCGTTTTGACGGTATCCGTTACGGTTTGCGGAAAGATCCGGGAAAAGGCTATGACGAGCTGTACTGTGCTACCCGTTCTGCAGGATTTGGACGGGAAGTAAAACGGCGTATCATAACCGGAAAC from the Treponema vincentii F0403 genome contains:
- the gatA gene encoding Asp-tRNA(Asn)/Glu-tRNA(Gln) amidotransferase subunit GatA; translated protein: MKDICTASLAELKTYLEEGAVTSVDIVRALKAAYQADEKQSTPLHGFIEFFDDAEIQAEKADALRKEGKTAGKPLLGLPFAVKDNISMRGKLCTCCSKILEGYRAPYNATVITRLIEAGAIPIGRANMDEFAMGSSTEYSVYGPSRNPVDRSLTPGGSSGGSAAVVAGFQAPFALGTETGGSVRLPASYCGIYGLKPTYGAISRYGVVAFGSSLDQVGLFARCVDDIGLGLSIAGGADSHDETSVRHDFSPCARLETYTGSELKKLRIALPVEFTQAKGLDANVAAIFEKFRTWFTSKGVQVDPVSIPVLESSIAMYYVIALSEASSNLARFDGIRYGLRKDPGKGYDELYCATRSAGFGREVKRRIITGNYVLSHHLSGDCYENALRVRARMEKEVGAILQQYDFIFCPTAPTPAFKLGERVDDPMAMYLSDLFTTFVNLSHIPALSIPAGKAKDGRPVGMQIAGAKLSEEKILRLAKTLEAAQV